In Cryptomeria japonica chromosome 10, Sugi_1.0, whole genome shotgun sequence, a genomic segment contains:
- the LOC131859447 gene encoding ankyrin repeat-containing protein At5g02620-like produces the protein MERKLYDAVKLGDSEALKSFQDNGLNILQQITPTKNTALHVAAYHGHLGAVKMMVQLMDRDIEVGNQGSHGFLTARNDEGNIALHEAAIGGQRNVVQYFLQNHPDLVNIVNHAGETALFKAAEEGHKKIVEDLLSPTDSKYDKRTSDGQTLVQCAVYKSHKGVLKKLIANNPELLQQVDSLGRTPLHSAAYLNGISRIAKIILEKDRSLCYKVDNNHQSALHLAVKEGNLELATEILTYAKDCIEILDNDGRTALHLVVENAVQTFHRISRRIKTLVLLVTSKRLINKPDKLGKTALDIAIHKMSSDERLFYGIKRLLERNGARSSARAVAVEETKEHSLANEKSTWNVQIVSVNAVLIATVAFAAAFTLPKEDPHYVVVFQMTVICDALAFCTSISSAVLLMYALYGKQEDPLLLNTSLTGLWIALISLLLAFGAAIFEVVAPKHRAVAGTVLAMVSVVPICIRMMIFRSKKYIFREDEHHLWTLVIVSCVQMILLFILGTITEITAPQALGMVVGLMVVWIAASLGPKKWFLSQRRISRDNGHYIWFLVIGAIMNSLFILFLVAVFIGIN, from the exons ATGGAGAGAAAGCTGTACGACGCAGTTAAATTAGGGGACTCGGAGGCACTTAAAAGTTTTCAAGATAATGGCCTCAATATCCTGCAACAGATTACACCCACAAAGAATACAGCACTCCATGTGGCAGCATATCATGGCCACTTGGGAGCTGTGAAAATGATGGTTCAGCTGATGGATCGAGACATAGAGGTCGGCAACCAGGGAAGCCATGGATTTCTAACTGCAAGAAATGACGAAGGTAACATTGCTTTGCACGAAGCAGCCATTGGAGGACAGCGCAACGTAGTGCAGTATTTCTTGCAGAATCATCCTGATCTTGTGAATATCGTTAATCATGCCGGTGAGACCGCACTGTTCAAAGCTGCAGAGGAAGGTCATAAGAAAATTGTTGAGGATCTTTTGTCCCCTACAGATTCCAAGTACGACAAGAGGACATCCGATGGCCAAACCCTTGTGCAGTGTGCTGTGTACAAATCACACAAAG GTGTCCTTAAGAAACTCATAGCTAATAATCCAGAGCTTCTTCAACAAGTTGACAGTTTAGGCAGAACGCCATTGCATAGCGCTGCCTATCTTAACGGAATATCGCGCATTGCAAAGATTATTTTGGAGAAAGATAGGTCTTTGTGTTATAAAGTGGACAACAATCACCAATCAGCACTTCATCTAGCAGTGAAAGAAGGGAACTTGGAGTTGGCCACCGAGATATTGACTTATGCCAAAGATTGCATAGAAATTTTAGATAATGACGGGAGAACTGCTCTACACTTGGTGGTTGAAAATGCAGTGCAGACGTTTCACAGAATTTCAAGGCGTATCAAAACTTTGGTGTTGTTGGTAACATCAAAGAGGCTGATTAATAAACCTGACAAGCTGGGCAAAACAGCTTTAGACATAGCAATTCACAAGATGTCCAGTGACGAACGTCTTTTTTATGGG ATTAAAAGGTTGCTAGAAAGAAATGGTGCACGGAGCAGCGCAAGGGCTGTGGCCGTGGAAGAAACAAAAGAGCACTCATTAGCGAATGAAAAATCAACGTGGAATGTCCAAATTGTTTCAGTAAATGCGGTGTTGATCGCAACAGTAGCATTTGCAGCAGCTTTCACTCTCCCAAAAGAAGATCCCCATTATGTTGTTGTCTTTCAAATGACAGTGATATGTGACGCATTAGCATTCTGCACTTCTATTTCATCAGCGGTTCTGCTAATGTACGCACTATATGGTAAACAAGAAGACCCCCTGCTTCTTAACACCTCACTCACCGGATTATGGATAGCATTGATATCTTTATTGCTGGCTTTTGGGGCCGCCATTTTCGAGGTAGTGGCACCAAAGCATAGAGCTGTAGCGGGGACTGTGTTGGCTATGGTTAGTGTTGTTCCGATTTGCATAAGGATGATGATTTTTCGCTCCAAGAAATACATCTTCAGAGAAGATGAGCACCACCTCTGGACTCTCGTTATAGTTAGTTGCGTCCAGATGATACTTTTATTTATACTTGGCACAATCACAGAAATCACTGCTCCGCAGGCACTGGGTATGGTCGTGGGCTTAATGGTGGTTTGGATTGCAGCGTCTTTAGGCCCCAAAAAATGGTTTCTTTCTCAGCGACGCATTTCCAGAGATAACGGGCACTACATCTGGTTTTTGGTGATTGGCGCAATCATGAATTCGCTATTCATTTTGTTTTTGGTAGCAGTTTTCATTGGAATAAATTAA